One segment of Tenrec ecaudatus isolate mTenEca1 chromosome 1, mTenEca1.hap1, whole genome shotgun sequence DNA contains the following:
- the LOC142458462 gene encoding monocarboxylate transporter 1-like isoform X1: MTLSNGGPAGRSPPDGGWGWAVVFGAFISIGFSCAFGKSISVFFKEIESTFHASTSEVSWISSIMFAVMYAGGPISSILVNRYGSRPVMMAGGCLAGSGLIAASFCNTVQELYLCIGVIGGLGLAFNLNPALTMIGKYFYKKRPLANGLAMTGSPVLLATLAPLNQVLFDTFSLRGSFLILGACLLNCCVAASLMQPVRLKSTSVEQTRTKAFFLEAGKQDVKKDAADANTDPNGGLLKEDKPSVFETVKQTLDLALFTHRGFMLYLGSNLLMAFALSAPLIFLTNYAKSKHFSSEHAAFLLSIMSFVDIVARPCMGLVANSKWVRPHIQHFFAMAIIANGMCHLLVPLATSYVEFCLYAGFLGFAFGWFSSVLFETLMDLVGSQRFSSAVGLVSILECGPILLGAPVLGGLTDVYGDYKYTYWASGAILIVAGIFLFIGMSIHHRIRAAKREAGQEQGD; encoded by the exons ATGACGCTCTCAAATGGAGGTCCCGCTGGACGCAGCCCCCCGGacggaggctggggctgggcagtGGTGTTTGGAGCTTTCATTTCCATCGGCTTCTCTTGCGCATTTGGCAAATCGATATCTGTGTTTTTCAAAGAAATCGAAAGTACCTTCCATGCCAGCACCAGTGAGGTTTCATGGATTTCCTCCATCATGTTCGCTGTCATGTATGCTGGAG GCCCTATCAGCAGCATTCTGGTGAACAGATATGGCAGTCGGCCCGTCATGATGGCTGGTGGCTGCTTGGCAGGCAGTGGCTTGATTGCAGCTTCTTTCTGCAACACCGTGCAGGAACTCTACTTGTGCATTGGAGTCATTGGAG gccttgggctggcCTTCAACTTGAATCCAGCTCTCACCATGATTGGCAAGTATTTCTACAAGAAACGACCGCTGGCCAATGGACTGGCCATGACGGGCAGCCCTGTGCTCCTTGCCACCCTGGCCCCCCTCAACCAGGTTCTCTTTGATACCTTCAGCCTTAGGGGAAGCTTCCTAATTCTCGGGGCCTGCCTATTAAACTGCTGCGTGGCCGCCTCCCTGATGCAGCCAGTACGACTCAAATCTACCAGTGTCGAGCAAACAAGGACGAAGGCATTCTTTCTGGAAGCTGGAAAACAGGACGTCAAGAAAGATGCTGCTGACGCAAATACAGATCCGAATGGTGGCCTGCTCAAAGAGGACAAGCCATCAGTCTTCGAAACAGTCAAGCAGACTCTGGACTTGGCTCTGTTCACTCATCGAGGTTTTATGCTCTACCTCGGCAGTAACTTGCTAATGGCTTTTGCGCTGTCCGCGCCTTTAATCTTCCTTACTAATTATGCCAAGAGCAAGCATTTCAGTAGTGAACACGCTGCCTTCCTTCTTTCCATTATGTCCTTTGTGGATATCGTAGCCAGGCCTTGCATGGGCCTTGTGGCCAACTCAAAATGGGTCCGCCCTCATATCCAGCACTTCTTTGCCATGGCCATTATTGCCAATGGGATGTGTCACCTGTTAGTACCGTTAGCCACAAGCTATGTGGAGTTTTGTCTCTATGCTGGCTTCCTTGGGTTTGCATTCGGGTGGTTCAGCTCAGTATTGTTTGAAACGCTGATGGACCTCGTTGGATCCCAGAGGTTCTCCAGCGCCGTGGGACTGGTGAGCATTCTGGAATGCGGCCCTATCCTCCTGGGAGCACCAGTTTTAG GTGGCCTCACCGATGTGTATGGAGACTACAAATATACTTACTGGGCCAGCGGTGCCATCCTCATTGTTGCTGGCATCTTCCTCTTCATTGGCATGAGCATCCATCACCGAATAAGAGCAGCAAAGCGGGAAGCGGGACAAGAGCAGGGCGACTAA
- the LOC142458462 gene encoding monocarboxylate transporter 1-like isoform X2, translating to MDFLHHVRCHVCWSIMLKKSGDGPISSILVNRYGSRPVMMAGGCLAGSGLIAASFCNTVQELYLCIGVIGGLGLAFNLNPALTMIGKYFYKKRPLANGLAMTGSPVLLATLAPLNQVLFDTFSLRGSFLILGACLLNCCVAASLMQPVRLKSTSVEQTRTKAFFLEAGKQDVKKDAADANTDPNGGLLKEDKPSVFETVKQTLDLALFTHRGFMLYLGSNLLMAFALSAPLIFLTNYAKSKHFSSEHAAFLLSIMSFVDIVARPCMGLVANSKWVRPHIQHFFAMAIIANGMCHLLVPLATSYVEFCLYAGFLGFAFGWFSSVLFETLMDLVGSQRFSSAVGLVSILECGPILLGAPVLGGLTDVYGDYKYTYWASGAILIVAGIFLFIGMSIHHRIRAAKREAGQEQGD from the exons ATGGATTTCCTCCATCATGTTCGCTGTCATGTATGCTGGAG TATAATGTTGAAGAAAAGTGGTGATG GCCCTATCAGCAGCATTCTGGTGAACAGATATGGCAGTCGGCCCGTCATGATGGCTGGTGGCTGCTTGGCAGGCAGTGGCTTGATTGCAGCTTCTTTCTGCAACACCGTGCAGGAACTCTACTTGTGCATTGGAGTCATTGGAG gccttgggctggcCTTCAACTTGAATCCAGCTCTCACCATGATTGGCAAGTATTTCTACAAGAAACGACCGCTGGCCAATGGACTGGCCATGACGGGCAGCCCTGTGCTCCTTGCCACCCTGGCCCCCCTCAACCAGGTTCTCTTTGATACCTTCAGCCTTAGGGGAAGCTTCCTAATTCTCGGGGCCTGCCTATTAAACTGCTGCGTGGCCGCCTCCCTGATGCAGCCAGTACGACTCAAATCTACCAGTGTCGAGCAAACAAGGACGAAGGCATTCTTTCTGGAAGCTGGAAAACAGGACGTCAAGAAAGATGCTGCTGACGCAAATACAGATCCGAATGGTGGCCTGCTCAAAGAGGACAAGCCATCAGTCTTCGAAACAGTCAAGCAGACTCTGGACTTGGCTCTGTTCACTCATCGAGGTTTTATGCTCTACCTCGGCAGTAACTTGCTAATGGCTTTTGCGCTGTCCGCGCCTTTAATCTTCCTTACTAATTATGCCAAGAGCAAGCATTTCAGTAGTGAACACGCTGCCTTCCTTCTTTCCATTATGTCCTTTGTGGATATCGTAGCCAGGCCTTGCATGGGCCTTGTGGCCAACTCAAAATGGGTCCGCCCTCATATCCAGCACTTCTTTGCCATGGCCATTATTGCCAATGGGATGTGTCACCTGTTAGTACCGTTAGCCACAAGCTATGTGGAGTTTTGTCTCTATGCTGGCTTCCTTGGGTTTGCATTCGGGTGGTTCAGCTCAGTATTGTTTGAAACGCTGATGGACCTCGTTGGATCCCAGAGGTTCTCCAGCGCCGTGGGACTGGTGAGCATTCTGGAATGCGGCCCTATCCTCCTGGGAGCACCAGTTTTAG GTGGCCTCACCGATGTGTATGGAGACTACAAATATACTTACTGGGCCAGCGGTGCCATCCTCATTGTTGCTGGCATCTTCCTCTTCATTGGCATGAGCATCCATCACCGAATAAGAGCAGCAAAGCGGGAAGCGGGACAAGAGCAGGGCGACTAA